In Sulfurospirillum tamanense, one DNA window encodes the following:
- a CDS encoding mechanosensitive ion channel domain-containing protein has translation MRRLFGAWCLGFVLLFAETNTTVVPEPVNEEQIALIASLNSQVEAIEKELQNNIWLTRYSNFVAHQSLSDALAKVEKELAVLKTKRDRASIERVEILSKRQETLEKQVELLLEFRRSPFAEMIRPPEMAEVPKVGNPIAIISGFSFIKQLRSQKDEFAQRLAGLEALIVRLEEQASMLEELLVLDPQKEYEEKLKIVQQEITEFKAAKDISSTTFTVYEKRVEESLTRVSAEIKQQMKRAMNIGIFILVVIALSFFLKLVAKRYIKDNERYYTANKAINFINFTLIVLILLFAYIENVTYLVTVVGFASAGLAIAMKDMFMSLLGWIVITFGGSFHVGDRIKVQKDGLPYVGDIIDISLLRITILEDITLTTYLENRRSGRVVFIPNNYIFTTLISNYTHMTIKTVWDGIDVTITFTSNHKKAMYLIKNIVKKYSKGYTDIARKQLNMLRDQYSLKNTNVEPRIYSFLEPHGLTISVWYMTNSYAALALRSTLSADIVDAINQEDDITIAFPTQTINLNDTRKPMPLDINKDVLF, from the coding sequence ATGAGGCGTCTTTTTGGGGCGTGGTGTCTGGGGTTTGTGCTCCTTTTTGCCGAAACCAACACAACTGTTGTGCCAGAACCCGTAAATGAGGAACAAATAGCCCTAATAGCCTCCTTGAACTCCCAAGTTGAAGCTATTGAAAAGGAGCTCCAAAACAACATTTGGCTGACACGGTACAGTAACTTTGTCGCACATCAGTCGCTGAGTGACGCGTTGGCAAAAGTGGAAAAAGAGCTTGCCGTGCTCAAAACCAAACGCGACCGCGCGTCTATCGAGCGCGTTGAAATCCTTTCTAAAAGACAAGAAACCCTTGAAAAACAAGTGGAGCTGCTCCTAGAGTTTCGTCGTTCGCCTTTTGCGGAGATGATTCGTCCACCAGAGATGGCAGAAGTTCCTAAAGTAGGTAACCCGATTGCGATTATTTCGGGGTTTTCGTTCATCAAGCAATTGCGCTCTCAAAAAGATGAATTTGCACAGCGTTTGGCAGGCTTGGAGGCGTTGATTGTGCGTCTTGAGGAGCAAGCGAGCATGCTTGAAGAGCTTTTAGTGCTTGACCCACAAAAAGAATACGAAGAAAAATTAAAAATTGTTCAACAGGAAATTACCGAATTCAAAGCCGCAAAAGACATTTCCAGCACAACGTTTACGGTGTATGAAAAGCGTGTAGAAGAGTCCTTGACTCGGGTGAGCGCGGAGATTAAACAGCAAATGAAGCGTGCGATGAATATTGGAATTTTTATTCTAGTGGTTATCGCACTTTCGTTTTTTTTAAAGTTGGTTGCTAAGCGTTACATTAAAGACAACGAGCGCTACTACACGGCCAACAAAGCCATTAACTTTATCAACTTCACTCTCATTGTACTCATTTTACTTTTTGCGTACATCGAAAACGTAACGTACCTTGTGACGGTGGTGGGTTTTGCTTCGGCAGGTTTGGCGATTGCTATGAAAGACATGTTTATGAGTCTTTTGGGATGGATTGTCATCACCTTTGGAGGGAGTTTTCATGTGGGGGATCGCATCAAAGTCCAAAAAGACGGACTGCCTTATGTGGGGGATATCATCGACATTTCGCTTTTGCGCATTACCATTTTAGAAGACATCACGCTCACAACTTACTTGGAAAATAGGCGTTCGGGCAGGGTGGTTTTCATCCCCAATAACTACATCTTTACCACGCTTATCTCTAACTACACCCATATGACGATTAAAACCGTGTGGGATGGCATCGACGTGACCATTACCTTTACGTCTAATCACAAAAAAGCCATGTATCTCATCAAAAACATCGTCAAAAAATACTCCAAGGGCTACACAGATATCGCACGAAAACAGCTCAACATGCTGCGCGACCAGTACAGCCTCAAAAACACCAACGTTGAACCGCGCATCTACTCCTTTTTAGAGCCGCACGGCTTGACTATTAGTGTGTGGTACATGACCAACTCTTACGCGGCACTGGCGTTGCGCAGTACACTCAGCGCAGATATTGTGGATGCGATTAACCAAGAAGATGACATTACCATCGCCTTCCCAACACAGACGATTAACCTCAACGACACCCGCAAACCCATGCCGCTAGATATTAACAAGGATGTTTTGTTTTAA
- the aroB gene encoding 3-dehydroquinate synthase, with protein MKIAVDFSPAQSHNYAVHIDALERLSFSGKVAIVTNPKVAGLHLKTLLGHIEAKELYIITVPDGETHKTLANVEYIIENLLNHRFDRNATLIAFGGGVVGDMVGFAAAIFQRGIKFIQIPTTLLSQVDASVGGKTGVNNRFGKNLVGAFHQPSAVYCESAFLATLPSREFGAGVAEIIKMAVTFDAEFFAFLEKNNLHETSHLQNAVARSIAIKANVVAQDEREAGVRAVLNYGHTFGHVIENETGYGRFLHGEAVAIGMRMANALARKLGYIGDEEEERISTLLRSYGLHFSYPVANPEAFYQAFFLDKKSLDATIAFILPKGIGNYTIVKDAPKETVLEVLQEFDR; from the coding sequence ATGAAAATAGCCGTTGATTTCTCTCCTGCCCAAAGCCATAATTATGCCGTACATATCGATGCTCTAGAGCGCCTTAGTTTTTCCGGTAAAGTTGCCATTGTGACCAATCCTAAAGTAGCGGGCTTGCACCTTAAAACTTTGCTTGGACACATTGAAGCCAAAGAGCTTTATATCATCACCGTGCCCGATGGTGAAACACACAAAACCCTAGCCAATGTGGAATACATCATAGAAAATTTACTCAATCATCGTTTTGACCGCAATGCTACGCTTATTGCATTTGGTGGAGGCGTGGTGGGTGACATGGTTGGTTTTGCCGCGGCAATTTTTCAGCGCGGGATTAAGTTTATCCAAATCCCCACAACCCTTCTTTCTCAAGTAGATGCGAGTGTGGGCGGTAAAACGGGGGTCAATAATCGCTTTGGCAAAAACCTCGTGGGCGCCTTTCATCAGCCCAGTGCTGTGTATTGTGAGAGTGCTTTTTTGGCGACGCTTCCTTCTCGTGAGTTTGGTGCAGGCGTGGCCGAGATAATTAAAATGGCAGTGACTTTTGATGCGGAATTTTTTGCCTTCCTTGAGAAAAATAACCTTCACGAAACTTCACACTTACAAAATGCGGTGGCACGAAGCATTGCCATTAAGGCCAACGTGGTGGCCCAAGATGAGCGCGAGGCGGGTGTACGCGCAGTGCTTAATTACGGGCATACTTTTGGCCATGTTATTGAAAATGAAACAGGTTACGGGCGATTTTTACACGGTGAAGCAGTGGCTATTGGGATGCGCATGGCCAATGCTCTTGCGCGAAAACTCGGCTACATTGGCGACGAAGAGGAAGAACGTATTAGCACACTACTTCGGTCTTACGGTTTGCATTTTTCTTACCCTGTAGCAAATCCAGAAGCTTTTTATCAAGCTTTCTTTTTGGATAAAAAAAGCCTTGATGCGACCATTGCATTTATTTTGCCAAAGGGCATCGGTAACTATACCATCGTAAAAGATGCGCCAAAAGAGACAGTGCTAGAAGTCTTGCAGGAGTTTGACCGATGA
- a CDS encoding COG3400 family protein, whose product MKKILIIADGILAKHFLERVMAHKGSENHYTVVTYRKKTLPQMPKIPENFKFLDFDPTSESKLSLVLHKEFAQIMILVSRELDALASYHNIRKIDPKAQIVLMDRWGVVLEDENLLMIDSREVLASRFSDYLPNMPVIAQNVGLGAGEIMEIQIPIGSAYVYRHIASIQQKKWRIVAIYRNNALILARPTLMIQPNDVMLAIGDPVVLINVFKSVKQEIGQFPSPFGNNIYCLIDMLRMDEAQMSSILNDTMLLHSKINSKKLHVKLINPRPCDMLDKLKTLPNSHINVTMDYFATTPAAVMLRDVGAYDVGLVVTSSAYFKTYKRLFYRTKLPVFKIGKWGFSSLKTGAILASDSEEVEKESSVILDISSQLNLDVTLYHYDPEKKSPRSSLVEHFENLSKLFDKDVEVIQDDEINPIIRLQNRQDLLQFVPFYEKIVNHSPFAIFSTDLEQLSHRLNNSYQLFIPTSS is encoded by the coding sequence ATGAAGAAGATTTTGATTATTGCCGATGGCATTCTAGCGAAACATTTTTTAGAAAGAGTTATGGCACACAAGGGGAGTGAGAACCACTACACCGTCGTAACATACCGTAAAAAAACCCTACCGCAAATGCCAAAAATCCCTGAAAATTTTAAATTTTTAGACTTTGATCCCACTAGTGAGTCCAAACTCTCCTTGGTGCTGCATAAAGAATTTGCGCAGATTATGATTTTGGTGAGCAGGGAGCTTGATGCCTTGGCCTCTTACCACAACATTCGCAAAATCGATCCAAAAGCGCAAATTGTCCTCATGGACCGCTGGGGTGTTGTTTTGGAGGATGAGAATTTACTTATGATTGATTCGCGGGAAGTGTTGGCATCGCGCTTTTCAGACTACCTTCCCAACATGCCCGTTATTGCGCAAAATGTAGGCCTTGGTGCAGGGGAAATTATGGAAATCCAAATCCCCATTGGCAGTGCTTATGTTTACCGTCATATTGCCAGTATCCAGCAAAAAAAGTGGCGCATTGTAGCAATTTATCGCAATAATGCTCTGATTTTAGCCCGTCCAACTCTAATGATACAACCCAATGATGTGATGCTTGCCATTGGTGATCCTGTGGTGCTCATCAATGTGTTTAAAAGCGTCAAGCAAGAGATTGGACAATTCCCTTCACCTTTTGGCAACAATATTTATTGCCTTATCGATATGCTTCGCATGGACGAAGCGCAGATGAGTAGCATTTTAAATGACACGATGCTATTGCACTCAAAAATAAACAGCAAAAAGCTACATGTAAAGCTTATTAACCCTAGACCTTGCGACATGCTAGATAAACTCAAAACCCTTCCCAATAGTCACATTAACGTAACGATGGACTATTTTGCCACAACACCAGCGGCGGTTATGTTGCGAGATGTTGGGGCGTATGATGTGGGGCTCGTGGTAACAAGTAGCGCTTATTTTAAAACCTATAAACGTTTGTTTTACCGGACAAAACTTCCCGTGTTCAAGATTGGAAAATGGGGGTTTTCGAGCCTCAAAACGGGAGCAATTTTAGCTAGCGACAGTGAAGAGGTTGAAAAAGAGTCCTCGGTGATTTTAGATATTTCTTCTCAGTTAAATTTGGATGTGACGCTATACCATTACGACCCTGAAAAAAAGAGTCCACGTAGCAGTTTGGTAGAACACTTTGAAAACCTTTCTAAGCTTTTTGATAAAGATGTGGAGGTGATTCAAGACGATGAAATCAATCCTATTATTCGCCTCCAAAACCGCCAGGACTTATTGCAGTTTGTGCCTTTTTATGAAAAGATTGTAAACCATTCGCCTTTCGCGATCTTTTCGACAGACCTAGAGCAGCTTTCCCATCGCCTCAACAACAGTTACCAACTCTTCATTCCCACCAGTTCATAG
- the tgt gene encoding tRNA guanosine(34) transglycosylase Tgt, producing the protein MHFDLEATDGHARAGTLTTAHSTIQTPVFMPVGTVGSVKSLDAHDMTDILDAKIILGNTYHLYLRPGDEVVHTMGGLHGFTQYDRSFLTDSGGFQAFSLSDISKADKDGITFKSHIDGSTHYFTPEKVLDIQGNLGSDIMMILDDLVALPATKERIALSIERTTQWAKRSILYHRANQAQGKAQEQNIFAIIQGGTDPEFRRISATQLCEMDFDGFAIGGLSVGEPNQAMYDTVELTTPLMPTHKPRYLMGVGTPEDLVENVKRGVDMFDCVMPTRNARNGTLFTSFGKLNIKAARFQTDELPIDPACDCFTCKRYSRSYLSHLYRARELTFFRLASLHNLHYYLGLMKQMRQAILVGKFEGFYREFYAKRA; encoded by the coding sequence ATGCACTTTGACTTAGAAGCAACCGACGGGCACGCCCGCGCTGGCACCCTCACTACGGCGCACAGCACCATCCAAACTCCTGTTTTTATGCCTGTTGGCACCGTAGGAAGTGTCAAAAGTCTTGACGCCCACGACATGACCGACATCCTAGACGCCAAGATTATCCTAGGCAACACGTATCATCTTTATTTGCGCCCCGGCGACGAGGTTGTTCACACCATGGGCGGTTTGCATGGCTTTACCCAGTATGACCGTAGTTTTTTGACCGACAGTGGCGGGTTTCAAGCCTTTAGCCTCAGTGACATCTCCAAAGCCGACAAGGATGGCATCACCTTTAAAAGCCACATTGATGGCTCCACCCACTACTTCACCCCTGAAAAAGTGTTGGACATCCAAGGCAATCTGGGCTCCGACATTATGATGATTTTAGACGACCTCGTCGCGCTTCCTGCGACGAAGGAGCGCATCGCTCTTTCCATCGAGCGCACTACCCAATGGGCAAAACGCTCCATCCTTTATCACCGCGCCAACCAAGCCCAAGGAAAGGCGCAAGAGCAAAACATTTTTGCCATCATCCAAGGAGGTACCGACCCCGAGTTTCGGCGTATTAGTGCCACTCAGTTGTGCGAGATGGACTTTGATGGCTTTGCTATCGGAGGCTTAAGCGTCGGGGAACCCAACCAAGCCATGTACGACACGGTAGAACTCACCACGCCCCTCATGCCCACCCACAAACCCCGCTACCTCATGGGTGTTGGAACCCCTGAAGATTTGGTCGAAAACGTCAAACGTGGGGTAGATATGTTTGATTGCGTGATGCCCACGCGAAACGCGCGAAACGGTACGCTTTTTACCAGTTTTGGGAAACTCAACATCAAAGCCGCGCGGTTTCAAACCGACGAGTTGCCCATCGACCCTGCGTGTGATTGCTTTACATGTAAGCGGTATTCGCGCAGTTATCTAAGCCACTTGTACCGCGCGCGCGAATTGACCTTTTTTCGCCTTGCTTCCTTGCATAACCTACACTATTATCTAGGCCTCATGAAGCAAATGCGTCAGGCCATTTTGGTAGGGAAATTTGAAGGGTTTTATCGGGAGTTTTACGCCAAGCGGGCTTAA
- a CDS encoding diguanylate cyclase has product MRFSSFWKQFVQLLTFVNLSIRRKFTFFGVGTLFWFVIIGILAVGSLTFVHFRYSQVSNTALPSLRLALTLEPLMRASVEGLGEGQRDKTLANLHQMHQHVSIALMKTSDALGEGNVFEVLNRALAREDERGMALLRTLLGQLQEASEASSDPEVLRASLLKTEATLGAFLDHTNTQFALYEQQINNTIRTAINTIALAILIASALLFIFTRWLTHAFAKPISQITDQIHAIGIGEVDLGKKMQVTSADEIGALSREFNALVDTIYGVTVFKKVIEEDSSLEMVYTRLAEVFEQQAGMKACRIFDINTAKNTMRLVEPALGGEEAMLCNLEILHDACLCRAKKTGHTISSFEFEGVCRQFMGTQTHHHVCVPLVAGGRSSGVVQFVFSKAEEGDGAQIQTQLFKAQTYIKHSLSVIETKQLMNTLRESSLVDSLTGLYNRRFLQDHSTQIISGVLRRQKQIALLMCDMDYFKQVNDEHGHDVGDTLLKDTSHILQNAIRESDVVIRFGGEEFLILLVDVEANEGMEIAEKIRKKVEEASFKIPTGILKKTISVGVCEFPQDTDGFWHAIKFADVALYQAKTQGRNRCVRFTAQMWNQAGGF; this is encoded by the coding sequence ATGCGCTTCTCTTCGTTTTGGAAACAGTTTGTTCAGCTGCTCACATTTGTTAATCTTTCTATTCGCAGGAAGTTTACGTTTTTTGGTGTTGGTACGTTGTTTTGGTTTGTGATTATCGGCATTTTAGCCGTGGGCTCGTTGACTTTTGTGCATTTTCGCTATTCACAAGTTTCCAATACAGCCTTGCCTAGTTTGCGCCTTGCCTTGACTCTGGAGCCATTAATGCGTGCCAGTGTTGAAGGGTTGGGCGAAGGACAGCGTGATAAAACATTGGCAAACTTACACCAAATGCATCAGCATGTATCTATTGCACTCATGAAAACCTCAGATGCTTTAGGGGAGGGCAATGTGTTTGAAGTCTTAAACCGCGCCCTTGCCAGAGAAGACGAACGGGGGATGGCACTTCTTAGAACGCTTTTAGGACAACTTCAAGAGGCGAGTGAAGCTTCATCTGATCCAGAAGTATTGCGTGCATCACTTTTAAAAACCGAGGCTACTTTGGGGGCTTTTTTAGACCACACCAATACCCAATTTGCTTTGTATGAACAACAAATTAACAACACAATTCGCACAGCTATTAACACGATTGCATTGGCAATTCTCATTGCTTCTGCGCTACTTTTTATTTTTACTCGCTGGTTGACCCACGCTTTTGCAAAGCCTATTTCTCAGATTACTGATCAAATTCATGCCATTGGCATTGGAGAGGTGGACCTAGGAAAGAAAATGCAAGTAACCTCAGCCGATGAGATTGGCGCCCTTTCCCGAGAGTTCAATGCCCTCGTGGACACGATTTATGGCGTGACAGTGTTTAAAAAAGTCATCGAAGAAGACAGTTCCTTGGAGATGGTCTATACCCGTTTGGCGGAAGTGTTTGAGCAGCAAGCGGGCATGAAAGCGTGCCGCATCTTTGACATCAACACTGCAAAAAACACCATGCGTTTAGTGGAACCTGCCCTTGGGGGCGAAGAAGCCATGCTGTGCAACCTTGAAATCTTGCACGATGCGTGCTTGTGCCGGGCAAAAAAGACGGGTCACACCATCTCTTCCTTTGAGTTTGAAGGCGTGTGTCGCCAGTTTATGGGAACCCAAACCCACCACCATGTGTGCGTTCCGTTGGTGGCGGGCGGGCGTTCAAGCGGCGTGGTGCAGTTTGTCTTTTCAAAAGCAGAAGAGGGCGATGGGGCGCAGATTCAAACGCAACTTTTCAAGGCGCAAACCTACATCAAACACTCCCTTTCGGTGATTGAAACCAAGCAACTCATGAACACGCTGAGGGAGTCTTCGCTAGTAGATAGCCTGACAGGCTTGTATAATCGACGTTTTTTACAAGACCATTCGACGCAAATTATTTCAGGTGTGTTGCGCCGCCAAAAACAAATCGCTCTATTGATGTGTGACATGGATTATTTTAAACAAGTCAACGACGAACATGGCCATGATGTGGGCGACACGCTCCTCAAAGACACTTCACATATCTTGCAAAATGCCATTCGTGAATCAGACGTGGTGATTCGTTTTGGTGGCGAAGAATTTTTGATTTTACTGGTGGATGTGGAAGCGAATGAAGGGATGGAAATAGCAGAAAAGATTCGTAAAAAAGTCGAAGAGGCGAGCTTTAAAATCCCTACAGGCATTTTGAAAAAAACCATAAGCGTGGGCGTGTGCGAGTTCCCTCAGGACACAGACGGCTTTTGGCATGCCATCAAGTTTGCGGATGTGGCGTTGTACCAAGCCAAAACGCAAGGGCGCAACCGCTGTGTACGTTTTACAGCGCAGATGTGGAACCAAGCGGGAGGATTTTAA
- the hisD gene encoding histidinol dehydrogenase, with the protein MHCIYTHESTFDKQFQALLGRGKMDMRTVTPVVQTIIEEIQTRGDEALGEHIARFDKWQPSAPSHMRIDTNAMKEAYEALEAPLKSALHVAYERIRTYHQKQLPKSWMTYEENGTVLGQKVTAVDRAGLYIPGGKAAYPSSLLMNAIPALVAGVKEIVVCTPAPHNELNHLLLAALHLCGITHAYKVGGASAIAAMAYGTGTIPKVDVITGPGNIFVATAKKMVYGDVNIDMIAGPSEIGILADSTANPRLVAIDLLSQAEHDEMASSILITPDEALAKAVIKEIEAYLPRLSRETIARESIHKRGAFIVTRDMDEAVALMNEIAPEHLEVMTLNPFDLLPKIRHAGAIFMGHHTPEPIGDYIAGPNHTLPTGGTARFYSPLNVENFMKKSSIISMSKAGLDAIGPSCALLANCEGLTAHEASLRERLK; encoded by the coding sequence ATGCACTGTATCTATACACATGAAAGCACTTTTGACAAACAGTTTCAGGCCCTTTTGGGACGCGGCAAGATGGACATGCGCACGGTAACGCCCGTGGTGCAAACTATCATCGAAGAGATTCAAACGCGGGGTGATGAAGCCCTTGGTGAGCACATTGCACGCTTTGACAAATGGCAACCTAGCGCGCCTAGCCACATGCGCATTGACACAAACGCCATGAAAGAGGCCTACGAAGCACTAGAAGCACCCCTTAAAAGTGCTTTACATGTAGCGTATGAGCGCATTCGCACTTACCACCAAAAACAGCTTCCCAAATCGTGGATGACGTATGAAGAAAACGGCACTGTGTTGGGGCAAAAAGTCACCGCGGTAGATAGGGCGGGGCTGTACATTCCTGGGGGGAAAGCGGCTTATCCAAGTTCGCTTCTCATGAACGCTATTCCTGCGCTTGTGGCGGGCGTGAAGGAGATTGTGGTATGCACACCCGCACCCCATAATGAGCTCAATCACCTCTTGCTTGCGGCCTTGCATTTGTGCGGGATTACCCATGCGTACAAGGTGGGTGGGGCGAGCGCCATCGCGGCCATGGCGTATGGCACAGGTACGATTCCCAAGGTTGATGTCATCACGGGACCGGGCAATATTTTCGTAGCAACGGCGAAAAAAATGGTCTACGGGGATGTGAATATCGACATGATAGCAGGCCCTAGTGAGATTGGTATTTTGGCAGACAGCACGGCTAACCCGCGCCTTGTGGCGATTGATTTGCTCTCCCAAGCGGAGCATGATGAAATGGCAAGTTCCATTCTCATTACCCCAGACGAAGCCCTAGCTAAAGCGGTGATTAAAGAAATAGAAGCCTATTTACCCCGCCTTAGCCGTGAGACCATTGCCCGTGAGTCCATTCACAAACGTGGGGCATTTATCGTGACGCGCGACATGGACGAAGCGGTGGCGCTCATGAATGAAATCGCCCCAGAACACTTGGAGGTGATGACGCTCAATCCCTTTGATTTACTTCCAAAGATTCGCCATGCGGGGGCGATTTTTATGGGACACCACACGCCTGAGCCCATCGGCGATTACATTGCTGGGCCTAACCACACTCTCCCCACAGGAGGCACGGCGCGGTTTTATTCGCCTTTAAATGTCGAAAATTTTATGAAAAAATCTTCCATCATTTCCATGAGTAAAGCTGGGCTTGACGCCATTGGCCCTTCTTGTGCATTGCTGGCAAACTGCGAAGGATTAACTGCCCATGAGGCTTCTTTGAGGGAGCGTTTGAAGTAA
- a CDS encoding sensor histidine kinase — MSRHYLIFIIVLGCVTLFSHLFRSYLELINIALLHLIPVLVVALRAKIIATCLASLVVVILFNILYVPPLFSFTVYDFFHIWTFLIFFIVGGLVTFQAKKIQSSKIKEILLNALSHDLKTPLSSILGNTTLLLEQSKLPADAQQEILEEIRASGEQMNRLVASLLDNARLQEGESALRMDWCDLEDSLGVALQEFRHKEEELKLSVPHDLPLYWGDQGLLVRLFVNLLDNAFKYSTPNQAIHIKISHTPSAFYIRFFNRSSPIAIDEIENIFDIFQRLETDADIKGNGIGLFICKKIAQAHKGKIEAFPQKEGISFYITLPILKHPPHLFKETV; from the coding sequence ATGAGTCGGCATTATCTGATTTTTATCATAGTCCTTGGCTGTGTCACACTCTTTAGTCATCTTTTTCGTTCTTATTTGGAACTGATTAATATCGCCTTATTGCACCTTATTCCTGTTCTTGTTGTTGCGCTCCGTGCTAAAATCATAGCCACATGTTTAGCCTCTTTGGTTGTTGTAATTTTATTTAACATTCTCTATGTGCCTCCCTTATTCAGTTTTACCGTTTATGACTTTTTTCATATTTGGACTTTTCTTATTTTTTTTATTGTAGGTGGATTGGTGACCTTCCAAGCAAAAAAAATTCAATCAAGCAAAATCAAGGAAATCCTTCTTAATGCACTCTCTCATGACCTCAAAACCCCACTCTCTTCTATTCTTGGCAATACAACGCTCCTTTTAGAACAATCCAAATTGCCTGCTGATGCTCAACAAGAAATCCTAGAAGAAATTCGAGCTTCTGGCGAACAAATGAATCGATTGGTTGCCAGCCTTCTTGATAATGCACGCCTTCAAGAGGGAGAATCTGCGCTTAGGATGGATTGGTGTGACCTAGAGGACAGCTTGGGCGTTGCTTTACAAGAGTTTCGTCACAAAGAAGAGGAGCTAAAACTCTCTGTTCCCCATGATTTGCCTCTTTACTGGGGCGACCAAGGGCTTCTTGTGCGCTTGTTTGTCAATCTTTTAGATAATGCTTTTAAATACTCCACTCCCAACCAAGCAATTCATATTAAAATTTCCCACACGCCCAGCGCTTTTTACATCCGTTTTTTTAACCGCTCATCACCCATAGCCATTGATGAAATTGAAAATATTTTTGATATTTTTCAGCGCCTAGAGACAGATGCCGACATCAAAGGAAATGGCATTGGTTTGTTTATTTGTAAAAAAATAGCACAGGCCCACAAAGGAAAAATAGAAGCCTTTCCTCAAAAAGAAGGTATCTCTTTTTACATTACCCTTCCCATCCTCAAACATCCTCCACATCTTTTCAAGGAGACCGTATGA
- a CDS encoding response regulator transcription factor → MILVIEDDRAIATLLTRYFEQENKKVLVAPSKNAALRLLHAHPFWAIILDLGLPDGDGKGLIQTIRKELDTPVIILSARHDEAEIIASLDLGADDYITKPFSSKELFARIRSARRRISDAPLEKVLYTAGELILDTKTHSLTKEGHFIKLTPTEFSLLRFFMQYPNQVLTHKRILKEVWGVGYQNQTQYLRTYINSLRKKIEVDTTRPVYIQTESSIGYRFFQA, encoded by the coding sequence ATGATTCTTGTCATTGAAGATGACCGCGCTATTGCCACACTGCTTACGCGCTACTTTGAGCAAGAAAACAAAAAAGTGTTGGTTGCGCCTTCCAAAAATGCCGCCCTACGCCTTTTGCACGCCCACCCCTTTTGGGCCATTATTTTAGACCTTGGTTTGCCCGATGGGGATGGAAAAGGTTTAATTCAAACCATCCGAAAAGAACTAGATACTCCTGTTATCATCCTTTCGGCAAGGCATGACGAAGCGGAAATTATCGCTAGCTTGGACCTAGGGGCGGATGATTATATTACTAAGCCATTTTCTAGCAAGGAGCTATTTGCCCGTATACGCTCTGCTAGAAGAAGGATTAGCGACGCCCCTTTGGAAAAAGTCCTCTATACAGCCGGAGAGTTAATCCTAGACACCAAAACCCACTCTCTCACCAAAGAGGGACATTTCATCAAGCTTACCCCAACAGAATTTTCCCTACTACGATTTTTTATGCAGTATCCCAATCAAGTGTTAACCCATAAACGTATTTTAAAAGAGGTGTGGGGTGTTGGCTACCAAAATCAAACCCAATACCTTCGCACCTACATCAATTCATTACGCAAAAAAATCGAAGTCGACACAACGCGCCCTGTGTATATTCAAACAGAATCAAGCATTGGGTATCGATTTTTTCAAGCTTAG